A genome region from Nocardia sp. NBC_00565 includes the following:
- a CDS encoding GNAT family N-acetyltransferase encodes MNGPVIRTARADDYDAIAIVIDDWWGRSVLPHLPRLFLDHFYRTSLVAEVPAVSLATARRSLEKISPREPTEWLAGFLIGFLSPSESDEAYIHFVGIDPQSRKSGLARELYERFFAIARANDRHIVKAITSSGNDTSIGFHRHLGFTVSGPVRDYNGPGHHLITFERKI; translated from the coding sequence GTGAACGGGCCGGTGATCCGGACCGCACGTGCCGATGACTACGACGCCATCGCCATCGTCATCGATGACTGGTGGGGGCGCTCGGTGTTACCGCACTTGCCGAGGTTGTTTCTCGATCATTTCTACCGAACTAGCCTGGTCGCCGAGGTTCCTGCCGTATCGCTGGCGACGGCTCGCAGGTCGCTCGAAAAGATCAGTCCCCGGGAACCGACCGAGTGGTTGGCCGGGTTCCTGATCGGTTTCCTGTCGCCGTCCGAATCCGATGAGGCCTACATCCATTTCGTCGGCATCGATCCGCAGTCCCGCAAGAGCGGCCTCGCCCGCGAACTCTACGAGCGGTTCTTCGCGATCGCCCGGGCGAACGATCGGCACATCGTCAAGGCGATCACCTCATCCGGGAATGACACGTCGATCGGTTTCCATCGACACCTCGGCTTCACGGTCTCCGGACCGGTGCGCGACTACAACGGCCCGGG